A region of the Ischnura elegans chromosome 11, ioIscEleg1.1, whole genome shotgun sequence genome:
GCCGCTTTATACATAAATATACTTGTGGATGGTGGAATCTTGATTACGAAATACTAAGCACCCTCTATCACCTGCTGGAGGAGGAGAGGCTTAGAGTATTAACTGTCGATTTTCACCGAAATTTAAGGGAACTATATTAAATGATCCTATACCATCctgttaaatataattaaaacattGTTTATTTATTAACCTTCAAAGGTCAATATGGGGGttaaaggtcatagagtcaaccAACAAGGTGCCGAACCATAGCTTTTTAGGGGTGCCCAAGCCAGTTTTGTAGTTCATAGAtccatattgttgattttttgacctccgaaggtcataaagggggtcaaaggtcatcggaagtaaaaaaatcaacaatacggatcctCGAATTACAAAACTGACTTGAGCATCCTTTAaaatctcacgtggggaacacatataaagaatatttgcggcatggccctgaagaaattaggattcgtcaagcgtattgtgggaagattttcggatgagaaagtaaaagaaaggtgctattttgctctcgtccgaccgcaccttgaatatgcagcgagcgtatgggatccggtgcagaaaaacttaatccgcgaactgaataaaattcaaaggaaggctgcgcgtttcgtcaaaaactgctacgggcgcgcAGACAGTGtttcccagatgttaagtgaattatgctgggagccattggagactcggaggcggcGCATtacgcttagattgctttaacaattgagaatggatatcttcaagagcgacacagagaacataatattagagccacactatatttccaggtccgatagaagcgataaattaagagagatgttttcccgaacggatagatataggaattcgtttttcccccgaaccataaaggaatttaataaacgctagtcccaacctcgttagaacacttcattttttttgttgtaagcgGCTGGTgatctaacaccccctgccacacgccttttaggcggctcgcggggtattatgtagatgtagatctaaaacctatggttcgacacgttggttgtcataaTGGCCAAACTTTACCTCTGTGACCTCTGGCATGAATGatttgggcaccctttaaaacctacgGATCGATACCTTTGTtcgtatgctattctttttgccacccctaAAGCCTATACTGTGACCTTTTAACAGTTAACAGTTGAATTTTCGAgagtaaaagtattattttcggtttTCATGCGTCCGAAAACCTACGAATGGtatgacatcttggtcaatgaaattgagACATTTTTCTATCTAGAATTTtgcaacattgaaaccccataaggcaaattaaaaattttggtttggacccacattgtgttctcaaaaggtcaaaatttgatagttttgcttgcactcaaaaaaacagaatttttctttctatgtatgccaattttcatgaatattgcttaCGGGGAAGTttctaaaattagaggtcaagaATGACACACGACTGGTGGGACAATCTGAATTGATGAGCACTACGATATAGAATTTGCAAGCCACGTGTTTCGAAGTATTTATCAATGCTAAGAATACCAATTAAATGACCATCTTAAAATATAGCCATCCGTCTTATTTAAGCGTCAAAATGCTAAGTCCGTGTCATGTTAAGGCACTCATTGTGCCAGGCATATGTGCCAGGCAGGATATATATCCTAACGTTTAGGCCACACCCTAAACTGATAAACTATTAGTGTTGCGTACACTCATAGTTTCCAGTTGTGTCAGGTggcatttacaatttttgaaatttgatcaAGTCAATTCATAATAAtcggttgaaaataattttctgggaaaaataaatccttttcatttcccgaaaaatgtgtattttctcTAAATGCAATGTTTTAAATGATTCAAGTTTTATTTGAGATGCTATCATGCTCGAATTGTTGTGGACGCCAAAAGGGAAATTGCTCCTCCTTGCCTCCCTCCACGTGCTCCGCCCCACGAAGACTCCGCGCCAAATGCACCCGCGGCGCCCCCTGGCGAAGCGGCGGAGCGAGGGAGCCTCAAGGAATGCCACCCCAAGGCGTGCTGTGAGGAGAGTGCGCAAAGGCAAAGACACACTTgtgcttcagtccactagagagCGTCAATATTCGCGCTGCCGAGTTGAGAGGATTTTCTGCCTCGAATCCACCACTTTATTCAGCAGTCTTCATTGTGACGGTGATCTCTTTAGTGCACATGTTCTGGCAACgaaatttttcaaatgtaatcGATGATTTAGGCTCATAGTTTTATAACTGAAGAATTCATGTTTAGAGAAGTTGTTCCATGCCTTTTAAAGTTAATTCACccgtggaaaatattttacattcattacatGGTCTTGTCAGTGTCAGTCGAAGAATAAAGGAGAAACTATCGGCAAACATAGGAAACGAATGTCAATAAACCGTAGTAAGAAAAGTTAGAGAACGACCGCGCCAACGTTATTAGCGTATTCCATAAACCATATGGAGCATAGCATTGTTTCTATTCAGGGCCAGCTTCCTCGGCACATGTATGATAGAGGGACTTGATGGTGCTTGATGTGATATTttgaggaggtgaccgacagctgagttcaTTGGAGCCTCGAAGAAAGGGTAGTGAGGGAAGAGTGGAGAGGAATCCGTCGTTTAGgatagcctgctcttaacgaaaggcatcAAGGGAACCACGGCCTTCAACAGAGAATTCTGCTTAAAGTTCCACCCAATAACCACTCGAGCTGGAATCGTgaagcctctgaaaaatctctgctgcGTCTGGGATTTGAGCCCGAACCATGTGGGTGGGAGGCCAAAACCCGATACCTAGGGAGATGTTTTGTTCTCAGCTAGCCCTGCGAGTGGTGAGCAAAAGACAACTATTGCAGGGGGTTAACAGAAGTGTGATTACAGTGTAATTAGCGAGGGCAGAGTAATTAGCACGTGCAGTATCGAAAAAGATGGAGAAATAATGGCTGCCGAAGTATGGTGCAGTCCAAGGTAATAGCTATACCAAGGATGGGGGTAGAATGTTCTCAGAGAGTAAAAGATGAAGGCAACACATTTCCAGGGTGTTTCACATCATATTTGCCTCTGAAAAGTGCAGGGGAGAGCAAAGTAGTGTAGGTGGCGCcccaggatcaaaactacggTGGCGATGACTTTCGATTCGCAGGTTATTGCAAGTTTTCCAGAAATTTTGGGTTcatcataaaatagaaatagaCTCCAATAATGGCGAACACGCCAGAGCACCTTCATTAAGAGAATATTAAAACAACGCCAtctatttaaatacaaaatatcttggataaatggctcaaaatttGATGCCGCCAGTATTGTTTACATTTTGTTACCTCTCAAGTGAAGAATGTGAACCAATAACACGTGGGGAACAAATATGCCTGTGGAAAGACCTTAAAGAAAGCTTGAAGAACGCGTTCTCACATTGAATCGTATGGAAggtaaaatataacaaataaatgatattttgaaaggGTAAATTCTTCACATATTTTATCCATGGTTAAAAATTCCATTCCTTTCCCATGGGCTACAAAATTgttgcggtggaaaggcttgtgcgttcctatgacccctaaaAATGCCCTAGCGGGATTAATGCCCATAGGGACCCATGCCAGACAGGTTAAAGGGTGGGAGCCaggcgaaaggtagtccacgtgacggtgtcacgtaaaaaaataaagttggaatggaaatgggaaaccctaccaactatctctccACTGAATTCACAgagtacaatcaaatgagcctcggaaactcatcgaacgcGACCCGTCCACAAAAGGCGGCGGGCTTCATTCACGGCATATGTcgatcggcaaggtcctcgggttCGCCAActtgcgaaatccttgcagatacttatcatcatcagcagcagcaatcgaagagagagaaaagaagacCATGAAAACGGAGGAGAATAAGACAGCAATAAAGGACAGGAAGGATGGTAGGGACCACTGGTGTGATGGGAGCTTAACTGGTTTAACTGGAtaactggccaaagcactcgaccggaaatcggggaatccgggttcgaatccagatCAATGTGAGTGATTTTTCCTCTGtcaatttttcgcacaatttttgcattgcggttgactcccgtaaaagttatcgccgtggctagtcctggtatacttaaaattaggaAGAGGTAGATGAGGAGTACCGAAAGCTTGAAAAAATGATAAGAGAAACCCCGGGGGAGAAAAATATCGTGATGAAGGGGGATGGGAACCTCTTGAGTCGGGAAGGACACGAAATAGGAGAGTTTGGATTAGGAAGGCGGAacaacaggggagagaaagcagcagaactttgcaggagaaaaaattcataattcatcACAAAaacgtggttcaaacatcataaagaGTGAAGGTACAATTGGAAATGTCCATAGAAAATGGGGAAATATCATATAGACTACATCATGgcaagacagaggtttaggaattgTATGAGAAACTCGCGCAGATTCCCACTAGCGGATCCAGATTTGAGTTATAACTAAGTGCTTATGGAATATTACGCAAGATTCAAAAGGCTTATGAAATTTagaaaggcgaggaaatggaaggTAGAAGTGCGGTGTAAGGGGTGAATAGCAAGAGCTTGAGGAAGATAGTATCCGGAAAATTGAAAATGCAGAGACTGTAGGGGAAGGATGGCATAATATAAAagtcaaagcggctgagaagtcaaaTGGCTACGTTGACAGTTGAAGGATAGAGAAGCCGTGGAAAATGGAGACAATAATGTAAGAAATGGATGAGAGATAGAAGTGAAAGAACGTGGGCACAGAGCAGGGCAAATTGATGAATAGGTAAATAAAAAACCGAGGGCAAGCCAAGTTAAAAAATTAAGGCTACAGATGGAAGGATGTTAAGTGAGTGAGAGAGGTACAATgcagatggaaggaatacgtggaggatctgtacgACGGAAGGAACAGGCTGGAGAGATTGATTTAGGGTCAATCTCTCCGGCTTGATCCTTGGGGATGAAAGTGCAGTGTTGGAGGATTGTCTTGGGCCGGGAATCCTAGAAGAATCTAGAGAACCcctcgtgatatgaaggctaggaaatttattattattgtacttgataatgacctaacggtcgaaacgcgttgcacggaaaataaacctgtggattattgccatcttcgtgttatttaaaaaaaaacttagaatgtcattccactacataacgcctgcttctgttactaatatttgggcgaagatcaatttcgttggagaaaaggaaagtcaactcgtgatgcaatagcgattATGAAATCACTAGTGCAGAGGAACCCAGAATATTACCaagacgtgtatgcctgcttcgtggattttgaaaaagcatttatttGGGTGGACGGTTTTACAGTAATACACTTAACGTATTGAGGTGTGAATGCCAGTCGTCAATACTCTTCtttgtgtaaaatatttcatggttACGGAAAAAATCTTTCGAACATCCATCAACAAACATACATACCTTCAGTTTAAGTAGGGGTGAACCCTAACATCAACTATCGAAACTGAAAGGTATCAAGTGACTTAGAGAAATTATAGTGTATTTGTTAGACTACGATCAGTCTCATTTTTTCGGTAGACGACAGCCATACGCTGTGTTAAGATACCAGTTGACAATTTTGGCGGACAAAAGTATCAAAAACAGACACCAAGGCTCTCATCTGGCGGGCAGACGATCTGAATGTCAGCCTTTCCGACCCCCGCTGCGAATCCATAAGAGGGGGGCAGATGAAGCAAGATGGAAGATATGAGACGGCTACCATGGCGACGGGCCCCCCCAAGAAATGGGGGGGGGATGGAGAATTTAACGAATGCCTCCCTTAACGAAGAAGGGTGTGATAGGGTACACATCCCAGCCCTTATATTCCGCATCCACCTTGCTCACTTAGTATGCATAGTTTTCCATGAGACGGGTGCTTTAGGAGCCTCGAATTAATTGGCTCACATTCGTTGGTGAGATTTAAACCTCCGTGGGAAAAGGTGGTGGGTATTATGAGAATAACCGTGGCTCGTAATCTCTATTGATTCATGTTAGGATTTCCGGCAGAAGAAGATTGACTGCGTGCAGGACTTTAATGGAACGAATATGCACCAGTTCTTATAAAAATATGGTAATCTCTGTCTTAAGTGTTTATAAAACTGATATTTACCATCGTActtgatttaaaatgaaattttataattacctATCGAGGTATCAATATAGGAGTTGCTACTTAATTGAACAAACATtgctgaaaggaaaaaaagagataCATGATGTGATGTAACTATTAAAtgtcaaactttatacttcacgaccccttattatatatatttttttatatcacgagatgtgatgacttaaaggtaaattttgaatatgtatttccatgtattttaatgtataacaactgtaaaattgcctgtatttaactaattttgtatcatacattatcatttttatagccctgaggatggacaaatataatgtccgaaacgtaggcaaagtttgaaaaaataaataatatttacatttgacccacatctcgtgatataaaaaaatatatataactattAAATGTGCGATCAAACTATATGATAAACTAGGCGCAGAGAGAGCATAGGCAACAAATACCCAATGTTCGAACTCAGTGGAAAACTAAGTTGCTCGCGCTGGACTGACTTTTGAAAGCATGTGTTCATAAGAAATGAAATTAGTCCATGACAAAGGTGGAGAAATTACATTCcatgatgataataatgaaattagATTCTTCATCCGCAGGTAAAATCTCTATAAACTTCGGTGTATGTCTGTGATGGGATTTACTACCTCGATGATAAAGTGTAGATAATCACGTGTCTGTTCTTGCATGAATGCCACGTGAAAGGAGAAAAGCACAAACTCACGAAGCAAGTCAAGCCTCAACGACCTCTCCGCCGGGATGACGAGCTTGGTGTTCGAGGCCTGGCAGCGCAGCGTGGCGTTCAGATGTCTTCGTCGCACGTCACGCACCTCGAGTCGGTTGACAGCCAGTCCGGAGCGGCGCTCCTCCGATACGCCGTCCACCAGTTTGTCGCCCACGAACCAAGACACCGTCGGCGGAGGTTTGCCTGCGGAATAAAGGTCGTCATCACAAAAGGCTATCGGGAAGGTATGGCGTACTCTGAGCCAACACATTTTCCCAACAAATGGAACATCCATGCTCTTCGACAAAAGTTGGctttacgagcgtgctgcgcccgctcccagcgggcttcccccgctcttttcaatgcaggtccacagagggataggcgcgtttctaattttaaaatgcagaaaaaaaggcagggtcttatgtaaaaatttaattggaatgttcatgtacaaattgaggtcagaggacctccttaaacacaacattggatgtAATTACACtgtcctctgttaaacgcacatgatgactcatacttacgtatcaacaggagacttgaatgtggattcagc
Encoded here:
- the LOC124168379 gene encoding hemicentin-1-like: MDVPFVGKMCWLRVRHTFPIAFCDDDLYSAGKPPPTVSWFVGDKLVDGVSEERRSGLAVNRLEVRDVRRRHLNATLRCQASNTKLVIPAERSLRLDLLLKPLSVRLVSKPRVLQADQDYEVICEALGSRPKPVFSWSKDGRKLKRSKDGHDSSSVEK